The Neorhodopirellula lusitana DNA window GACGTGACGCCTTACCATGCAGCCGTTCCCACCTTCGGAGTCTGGGGGTTTGCTCTGGCTCGAGCCAACAATGTGGACGAACCCAACGATTTAGCAGAACAAAGCGAGAACGCCAAAGAGATTTCGGCTTGGACGTTGCCTCCCAGGTTGTCGGTCGAGATGACTGGATTGCGATTCCTGAATGATTCAACGATGCGCAGCCTGTTCGACTTGCCTGCCGATCAGCAGCCGCAAGAGGTTTCACCGAATCGCCTGAACGACCAAATCCTGGTCCGCCTGTACGATTTGGAATGGGGTGGCCGCGGGTAGTGGAGCCGATGAGTTCGTCGGTGGCGGAAGTCTCGTGTTCCAGCAAAACCCGGTGGTTTTTCAAATTGCAGGCAATGAATCCAGGTGCAAAACCGTCTGAAAACGCTCGATTGCGAATTTTCGGTCGGGCTGCCAAACTAGAGGGGCAAACTAGAGTGGTTTGACGGAGCGTATTGGCTCCCCAAGACACCACGATATTCCCGATTGTCCTCCCGAGCGAGTTGGTCACGACGTGTCAGTTCCCCCCTCCACAACGCTTTCCGATCTCTTCCCTCAAGACCTGCAGCACCTCATTGGCGAAAATCAGCCGCTCAATGAATCTTTGTGGCTTGGGATCGGTGGGCCCGCCCGGTTTTTGGCTGAACCGGTCGAAATTGACCAGATTTCCCGTTTGCTCAATGCGGCTCACGAAAATGAGCTGGCCGTGCGGATCCTTGGCCACGGCAGCAACGTGTTGGTCCGTGAGGCCGGATTCGATGGTTTGGTCATCTCGCTAGGAGGACCTGCGACGAACCATCTGGAGATTTCCGGAAACCGGTTGAAGGCCGGGGCCGGCGTGAAATTGACTCATGCGGCGATCAAAACCGTGGGCGAAGGCCTGGGCGGACTCGAACATTTGGTCGGAATCCCCGGCAGTGTTGGCGGAGCGGTGGTGGGGAACGCTTCAGCCGAAGGGCGTGATATCGGTTCGGTCGTGCATTCGATCGATGTGCTGGACGAACTGGGCAGTGCGAAGACGATTTCGGCGGAAGAGGCGGGTTTTTCGCACCGGAAATCGACACTGGATGGGCTCGTGATCCTGAGCGTTGAATTCGAGTTGGAGCCCAAGGACGTCACCGCGTTGACTAAGCGAATGCAAAAATTGTGGATCCACCGGGGCCAGCACCGACCGTCGGATACCTCGCGAATTGTGATGCCGTTCATCGATCCTGATTCGATGTCGACCCGCGAATTGATTTCTTCGACGGGATTGTCCGGACTGCGTGAAGGTGATGTTTCGCTGGATATTTCCGCTCCGCAGTATTTGGTTGCTCATGAAAATGCGACCAGCGATCAGTGTTTGCGACTGATCGAGCGGGTCCGAGAGCAAGTGTTGTTGCAATCTGGGGTCGACTTGCGTTTGAACCTGCAGATCTGGTAAACGCAAGGTTATCGAAAATAGAACCCGCCGATTTTGGTGAGTTTCGTTAACCGCCGCTGCTTGTGAATTGCTAGCGGCCCCGTTGTCGCACCGATGCAAGGAAGCAGTAACGCGACGTGACCGATTCGCCTTCGAAACGCACGACCGTTCGGAAACGACGGTACGAGTCGCTCGACGACCCATCACCGTCCAAAATACGGTGGATCGCGTCGTTGGTTGCTGCGCCGGCGGTGCTGTCGATTTTGTGGCCCGCATTGTTGTTGGTCGTCGGTTATGCCGCATGGCAACAGTGGGGCAGTCACTACGTTGCCCACAAGTATTTCAGTGTCCAATCCGAACAAATCAGCGTGACTCCGCCGCCGGAGTACGTTCGAACCGACATTGTCGAGGCTGTCTACCGGGACGCGGCGATGGACAAACTATCTCTGATGGATTCCCAGGCCTGTGCGAAGGTGGCATCGGCGTTTGCGGGGCATCCGTGGGTGAAACGTGTGGTGGGTGTTCGCAAGTTGGCCGGTGGTCATCTTGACGTGCGACTCGACTACCGACGTCCCGTTGCGATGGTGCATGTGATTAGTCGCCACCCCGAACACAATGGCGCGGGCTTCTTTGCCGTTGACGGTGAAGGCGTGCTGCTTCCACCAAGCGATTTTTCACGGGCCGAAACGGAACGGTACCTACACATTGTCGTGCCGGGGGCTTATCCGACCGGAGGCGTGGGGGCATCGTTTGGTGATGCTCGAGTGCACTCAGCCGCGATGTTGGCTTATCTGTTACAGCCCTACCGGGACCAGCTGCGAATCTCCAGCATCGGTGTTCATGGCGATTTGCGTCAAAACCCCGTGGTGCAATTGGAGATCGCCAATGCGGAAGGTGGTCGTTGGTTCTGGGGCAGTCCGCCTGGTACCGAGGCTCAATCGGAACCACCGGCGATGATGAAGTTGCAACAACTGGTTGCCGGTGCTCCGGTGGGCAGTGACCTGCGGCAAATTCAATTGGCACCCGTTGCAACATCTCCAGCGGTCGATACAACGCTAAACCGTTGATCGAGTTTTGTGGGATGATCTGTCTCACGTAACCCTCGCATCGAGGTGCTGCTGCGTCGGGACCCACGGTCAGCCGTCACGTCCAGCGAGCTGTTTCTTGCAACTGGCCTTTAGGTGAACTTCCGTGTTGAGCCTTTCGAAACTAAGCGTCACCGCGGGCAATCAAACCCTGTTGCAGGATGTTTCGGCGACCATCGCGGATGGGAAGATCACGGTGTTGGTAGGCCCCAGCGGTGCGGGGAAGTCAGTCCTCTTAAAAGTGCTGGCGGGGCTTTTGCCGCGAGATGGGGAAGCGATTCAGTGGTCAGGAAACCTTCGCAGCGGGGATCCTGAAAAGACGACTGATTCGGGTGGGCGAACCGGCATCGTGTTTCAGCAATTCGCACTCTTTGACGAACTCACGCCAACCGCCAATGTGCAGTTCGCGATCGATCACCGCAGTGACAGCGGGCAACCCGCTCAGTATTCCGCGGATCAGTGGTTGGACCTATTGGGCGTGCCTAGCTTGGTACCGGTTGCAGCACTCAGCGGTGGCCAAAAACAGCGACTAGCCATCGCTCGAACCCTTGCCGCTGACCCGGATATCATTCTTTACGACGAGCCAACGTCGGGACTCGACGCTGCATCGGGGTACAAGGTTGCGGAACTGATTCGCGATACGCAGCAACGGTTTCAGCGGACCAGTTTGGTGGTCACTCATGACTATGCCACGTTATTGGGAATTGCGGATGACGTTTTGCTTTTGGATCCAATCACCAAGTCGCTGGTGTCGGTACCGGTTGATCAGCGAGAGGCGATTCCTGAGCGGATGCGAGCGGCAGCGATTGCGGTATCGGATTCGAATCCAAATGTGATTGAGTCGGCGATTCCCGCGAGCCGATTGCATCGAGTGCAGGAAGCGGTTCGCTCAACAGCGTCGCGTTTCTTTGCTGCTACCGGTTCGGCCGTCGTTGCGACAGTCCGTTTGCCGGTCGACACGCTTCCCATTGTTCCACGGCCGCGTTGGGCGTTTCGATTTTTCCTGCACTACTTGCGGTTGGTGGGCGGCCCGTCAGCGTGCGTTTATTTGGTCATCGCTGGCTTGATTGCCGGGTTCACGACGACCTATTTCACGCTGCGATTCTTACCGTTTCGTTTGTACACACAGCCGTTGTTGATCGACGAGATGCTGGCGTCGATTGGTTTCGCTTTGTACCGGATCTTGGTGCCAGTGTTGGCAACAATCTTGATTGCGGCACGGTGTGGTGCTGCGGTTGCGGCGGATGTTGGCGTGAAGCAGTACGGCGGTCAGATTGAAGCCATCAAAACCTTTGGGATTCGCCAAGCGGCTTACCTCTTGGTGCCCATCATGGCTGCGTTTTTGATCGCCACGCCGGTATTGGAATGGCTGGCATTCACGTCGGCAAATTGGGTTAGCCGAGTGACCTTTTTGGTGTCGTATCCCGACATCGGCATCCACTTTTGGCACCAGCATTTCTTTCGAGCGATCGAGGTGCCATCGACTTCTTGGGCTGCTAATCTGCCCAGCTGGGGAATGTTTGTTGTTGGCAAAGGCTGGGGATGGGTCTTGCTGAAAAACTCGTTGTGTGCGATCGGGACGGCGGCGATCGCTTACCACCAGGGAATCACGCGGAAATCGTCTGCCAGTGACGTCAGTCATGCGATCACCGCAACCGTGTTGTGGACGACGCTCTATGTATTGAACGTCCATTTTGTGATAGCTTTGCTAGAATTTTAAACCCAAATCCACGCTTCCCCACGAGACCACTCCATGGACAAGAAAGCCAAAAAACGCCTTGAAGTCATCAACAAAAAGCTGCAAACCCTGCGGCCTCGATTGGCCGGATCGCGGGAGCAAGCCGATGACCCGCAAGAATTGCAGGATCTCGAAAACGAAATTTCCAGCTTGGAAACCGAAGCCGCCGAACTGAAGAAGTCGTAGGTTGAATCCCCATTCGATTTGGCGTCCCTACTGCCAAATGAAAACGGCTCCAGCGCCGCTGGAAATTGTTGCCGCTGACGGGTTTGAATTGATCACGGCCGATGGTCGACGATTGATTGATGGCATGGCGTCGTGGTGGTCGGTGTGCCACGGCTATGGACAACCGCATGTTGTCGAGGCGGTGCAGCAGCAGCTGGTGCGAATGCCGCATGTCATGTTTGGCGGAATCACCCACGAGCCTGCTGAACGTTTGGCTTCGCGGTTGGTGACACTGCTACCCGGCGATCTGGACCATGTCTTTTTTGCGGACAGTGGCAGCGTTGCGGTCGAAGTCGCAATGAAGATGGCGATCGGTTACTGGCAGCGACATGGCAAGCCGACTCGCAATCGGTTCGTGGCCTTTGATCACGCTTACCATGGCGACACCACCGGTGCGATGTCGTTGTGCGATCCCAATCGAAGCATGCATGCAAGTTACGGCGACGCTATCCTGACACAGCGACACTGTGCCCTGCCGACTGACGAAGTGAGCACTGAGGTGTTCGCTCGTTTGCTGGAACAGCGGCGGGACACGATTGCGGCGGTTGTGTTGGAGCCGTTGGTTCAGGGTGCGGGAGGGATGCGTTTTCACGATCCCGAAACCGTGGCACGCGTCCGCTCGCTTTGCGACGAGTTCGATGTGCTGATGATCGCCGATGAGATTGCGACGGGCTTCGGTCGAACTGGAACGATGTTCGCTATCGACGCTTGCGATGTCGTTCCTGATATCTTGTGTGCGGGAAAGGCGTTGACGGCAGGGACGATGACAATGGCGGTCACGGTCGCTCGCCAAAATGTGTTCGACGCGTTTTGGTCGGATCACGCGGAGGATGCCTTGATGCACGGGCCAACTTTCATGGCCAATCCACTTGCCTGCGCAGCCGCGAACGCCTCGTTGGATCTATTTGAAACGGAGCCAAGAGTGCAGCAAGCCCGAGAAATGGAAGCTCAGCTGCGGACTGGCTTGGAACCGTGTCGAGATCTGCCGGGCGTGGTGGATGTCCGGTGTCGCGGCGCAATAGGAGTGATTCAAGTGGATCGCTTGCCGGACGTCGAGCAACTTCGGCAGCGGTTCGTCGATGCTGGAATCTGGTTGCGACCTTTCGGCGACTGTATTTACATGACACCGCCGCTGAACTTGCCTCGTGAATTAGTCGATCAACTTTGCAGCGTCGTCGTCACGGAAGTCACGCGTGCTTTCAAGGAAGCCTTGGCTAGGTAGATCGCGTTGGAAAGGTGATGCCCAATGGTAGGCGTTGATCTTTGCTGAAAGAAAAACCAGCCAGCTCAAATTGGAATCAGCGATTCTGGTTGATCAACTGAATCATCGCTTGAGGCGACTCCACTGCACCCACCGTGGTGGTTTTTGAGAACAACAGCTTCGGGATTATTCCAGCACCTGCCTTTTGGTACAGCTGCACGTGCTTGCTGATGTAATCGCTTGGCACCGGTCCGCTTAAGACTCGCGTCAACTCGGTGCGATCGACTGTTGACGACGCTTTGCTCATCGCCTCGCTGTAGGTCGGTGTGAACTCGAACAGGTAGTCGTGGAACTCGGCGAACTTCTGGCGGTCGACCATCCAGACGGCCACTGCCAGTTTCGCAATTTCGCAAGACTCTGAATGACTTGCATGGGTGGAACGCACGGTCGGGTTGCACTTCCCGTCCAGCGGCACAGGCAGCGTGATCACAGCGAGTTTGTCACCAAGTTGCTGCCGAGCCGCGTCCAGTGACTTGTGCGTTTTCTGGCAGTGCGGGCAGGTATAGTCGAACATTTCGACGAAAACGATTTCCGCATCCGGGGCGCCCACCAAAGGCCAATCCTTCGTGCCGAGTTTGATGCCACCCAGTACCTGAATTGATTTGCTCGGCTGCGTTTCGGATGCGCTGACTTCGGTATGAAGAAGCGTGGCAGGGTTGATCAGGGCCATCGCCAACTGCGAGATGTTTGCGTCGTTGATCATTGACAGCCCTTCGGTCAGTGCGGCTTGTGAACTGGCCGAGGCGGGAGGTGCGAAAAGCGAATTTTGGGCGTCGTCAGCACCACCTTCGTTTGATTCCAATACCGCCGGTGTGGACTCGTATTCGATCGTTTCGAAACTGGCTGGGGGCTCGGTTGCCAACTGGATCGTGATCATCACCGCCAGTGCAGAACCGGACGCCGCGCCGATCCAACGCAGGGTTTGCCGATTCAGAACGCGACTCCATAAGAACGTCCCCGCCAAGACAATTCCGGCAGCGTGCGCGACCAAGCAATACGGGCATAGGTGCCCGAGAGCAAAAAGTTGCAAGCCGATAAACCAAATTGCTGCACCGCCCGCGGCGAGGCTTGCCATACCGATCACGACCCAGCGAAGCCGCTGTAGTCCTGGTCTAAGTCGACGCAGCAACAACAGTCCGATCACCGACGCGTGAGTAAGGATGGCGGGAATACTAACGGGCACCGAAAGTACTTTGGACCAACGACTGTGTAAGACGTGATCGCAATCGAAGACGCTCCCACCACTGCATCCAGCCACCGGTGACGACGTCATTGCCGACCAAGCCAGATAACTACTGGTCGTCAACGCAACGATGCTGCACGTCAGCATCACGCTCCAAGCCAAAGTCGAAACTTGAGAACGCGGGTGGCGTGCGGTTTTCCGTGCCGATGACTGGCCATGCCATCCCCAGATGGAGTGCGGCATCGGGCGGTGCAAATCGACGGTGGACATAGTTGACTCCAGTGACTGGTTGTTCTCTCGTGCTGCGATGCTTAGAAGGCGACTGCTGAAATGCAGCTTGCGTGCCAAGACCGGGGCCAACCCTGGAATCACTCGTTTTTGCTTGCATTAGCCTGGTTGCTGCGAAAAAAGCGGCTTTTCGTGAGGTATCTCGGTCAACAGGCAAGCAGGCTGAACGATTTTTGACCAGTAAATACCTTGTCGGTCAGGACTGAGCAGCAGTTGCTTTACTCCCGGATCCGGCCCACTTGGCGGAGCGTTTGAACCCTCCGTCGGCCAACGCTTTTCGGTTCCGGAAAACCGCGTTGGTAGTGCTCGAAACCTGCCTTCGTTGCCACTGGTTGGATAGCAGGGGTGGCAATGCAAGGTTCGATGCCACGAAGGTTCCATGAAGAAGGGGCCGTGCCGCGTGGAGGCTAGAAGCCTCGGTGCCACGGGAGGCTCGGTGCCAGGAGGCTCGGTGCCACGCGCCGCTTGAGGGCTGAGCGGCGGCAGCGATTGGCATGTTTAAGCGGGATTCGGCTTCCGCTTGTTTAAGGATTTGCGAGTGTCAACGACAAGCGTTGATTGCCGTTCGTACTTTTTCGACGGGGACATCGCCGACCAAATCGACGTGGCCGATTCGGTCGGGTAGGACGAATCGCAGTTTGCCGTGTTCCACTTTTTTGTCGCGGGCCATGACCGGGATCATGGCGTCAACGTCGGCATCGGCCCAGGTCAGTGGTAGCTGGGCGGCTTCCAATAAACGGGTTTGGCGATCGAGCAGTTGAGAGTCGCAAAGGCCGAGATCGAGCGCCAGGCGAGCGGCCATTTGCATTCCGATCGACACCGCTTCACCGTGCAGCATCACACCGTAACCCGCGTTGACTTCGATGGCGTGGGCGAAGGTGTGGCCGTAGTTCAGGATCGCACGTCGTCCGGTGGTTTCCCGCTCGTCTTCGGCGACGACGCGAGCTTTCGATTGACAGCTCTTCGCGACCGCTTGCTGGACGGGTTCGGGCTGTCGTTGAATAATCGCTTCGATGTTTTGGTCGAGGTAGTCAAAGAAGTCCGCGTCCTCGATGACGCCATACTTAATCACCTCGCCCAACCCGCTGATGTATTCGCGGTCGGGTAGCGTGTTAAGAAAATCGGTGTCGATCCACACCAGGTGTGGCTGCCAGAACGAGCCGACCAGGTTTTTGCCACCGGGTAGATTGATGCCCGTCTTCCCGCCCACGCTACTGTCGACCATGGCCAGGAGCGTGGTTGGCACTTGAACGAATCGCAAACCGCGAGTGAACGTGGCCGCTGCGAATCCCGCCAGGTCCCCGATGACTCCGCCGCCAACGGCAATCACGACGCTG harbors:
- a CDS encoding adenosylmethionine--8-amino-7-oxononanoate transaminase → MNPHSIWRPYCQMKTAPAPLEIVAADGFELITADGRRLIDGMASWWSVCHGYGQPHVVEAVQQQLVRMPHVMFGGITHEPAERLASRLVTLLPGDLDHVFFADSGSVAVEVAMKMAIGYWQRHGKPTRNRFVAFDHAYHGDTTGAMSLCDPNRSMHASYGDAILTQRHCALPTDEVSTEVFARLLEQRRDTIAAVVLEPLVQGAGGMRFHDPETVARVRSLCDEFDVLMIADEIATGFGRTGTMFAIDACDVVPDILCAGKALTAGTMTMAVTVARQNVFDAFWSDHAEDALMHGPTFMANPLACAAANASLDLFETEPRVQQAREMEAQLRTGLEPCRDLPGVVDVRCRGAIGVIQVDRLPDVEQLRQRFVDAGIWLRPFGDCIYMTPPLNLPRELVDQLCSVVVTEVTRAFKEALAR
- a CDS encoding ATP-binding cassette domain-containing protein, coding for MLSLSKLSVTAGNQTLLQDVSATIADGKITVLVGPSGAGKSVLLKVLAGLLPRDGEAIQWSGNLRSGDPEKTTDSGGRTGIVFQQFALFDELTPTANVQFAIDHRSDSGQPAQYSADQWLDLLGVPSLVPVAALSGGQKQRLAIARTLAADPDIILYDEPTSGLDAASGYKVAELIRDTQQRFQRTSLVVTHDYATLLGIADDVLLLDPITKSLVSVPVDQREAIPERMRAAAIAVSDSNPNVIESAIPASRLHRVQEAVRSTASRFFAATGSAVVATVRLPVDTLPIVPRPRWAFRFFLHYLRLVGGPSACVYLVIAGLIAGFTTTYFTLRFLPFRLYTQPLLIDEMLASIGFALYRILVPVLATILIAARCGAAVAADVGVKQYGGQIEAIKTFGIRQAAYLLVPIMAAFLIATPVLEWLAFTSANWVSRVTFLVSYPDIGIHFWHQHFFRAIEVPSTSWAANLPSWGMFVVGKGWGWVLLKNSLCAIGTAAIAYHQGITRKSSASDVSHAITATVLWTTLYVLNVHFVIALLEF
- the aroB gene encoding 3-dehydroquinate synthase — protein: MTVPPRLESQLTIPVDLGDRSYPIVIGSGHTAAENDGLKSHFAQTLGDASHGVMIVDKAVSQTAGTSIQAALNGSLDRIDVIEVASGEGSKSIDQLASLWNQLLEAGTDRRSVVIAVGGGVIGDLAGFAAATFTRGLRFVQVPTTLLAMVDSSVGGKTGINLPGGKNLVGSFWQPHLVWIDTDFLNTLPDREYISGLGEVIKYGVIEDADFFDYLDQNIEAIIQRQPEPVQQAVAKSCQSKARVVAEDERETTGRRAILNYGHTFAHAIEVNAGYGVMLHGEAVSIGMQMAARLALDLGLCDSQLLDRQTRLLEAAQLPLTWADADVDAMIPVMARDKKVEHGKLRFVLPDRIGHVDLVGDVPVEKVRTAINACR
- a CDS encoding vitamin K epoxide reductase family protein; translated protein: MSTVDLHRPMPHSIWGWHGQSSARKTARHPRSQVSTLAWSVMLTCSIVALTTSSYLAWSAMTSSPVAGCSGGSVFDCDHVLHSRWSKVLSVPVSIPAILTHASVIGLLLLRRLRPGLQRLRWVVIGMASLAAGGAAIWFIGLQLFALGHLCPYCLVAHAAGIVLAGTFLWSRVLNRQTLRWIGAASGSALAVMITIQLATEPPASFETIEYESTPAVLESNEGGADDAQNSLFAPPASASSQAALTEGLSMINDANISQLAMALINPATLLHTEVSASETQPSKSIQVLGGIKLGTKDWPLVGAPDAEIVFVEMFDYTCPHCQKTHKSLDAARQQLGDKLAVITLPVPLDGKCNPTVRSTHASHSESCEIAKLAVAVWMVDRQKFAEFHDYLFEFTPTYSEAMSKASSTVDRTELTRVLSGPVPSDYISKHVQLYQKAGAGIIPKLLFSKTTTVGAVESPQAMIQLINQNR
- a CDS encoding UDP-N-acetylmuramate dehydrogenase gives rise to the protein MSVPPSTTLSDLFPQDLQHLIGENQPLNESLWLGIGGPARFLAEPVEIDQISRLLNAAHENELAVRILGHGSNVLVREAGFDGLVISLGGPATNHLEISGNRLKAGAGVKLTHAAIKTVGEGLGGLEHLVGIPGSVGGAVVGNASAEGRDIGSVVHSIDVLDELGSAKTISAEEAGFSHRKSTLDGLVILSVEFELEPKDVTALTKRMQKLWIHRGQHRPSDTSRIVMPFIDPDSMSTRELISSTGLSGLREGDVSLDISAPQYLVAHENATSDQCLRLIERVREQVLLQSGVDLRLNLQIW